From the Streptomyces sp. NBC_00390 genome, the window GGGCACCCGGCCCTTCGCCGCTATCTCCCACGGATAGCGGAGATCGATCACGGTGCGCACGCCGAGCCCGAGGAACCGGTCCCAGTCGGAGCCCTGAAGTTTTGCCAGGGAATCGGACCTGTAGAGCCTGCCCCACCGGACGGCACGGCCGTCCGACGCGCGATAGCCGCCCAAGTCCCGAAAGTTGTGCAGGCGTTCGAACTCGACATGTCTTTGCATGCGGATCAGCCTACGAGCGGACGCATGCCTCCCCGGTAGCGGGTCGCAGGGGGTACGTGTGCCATGTGGCCTCCGGCGCGCCGCCGCCCCCGCCGCCGGCTGCCGGGATCCCGTCGCACCGGCCCGAGGGGAATATCCGGGCGGGAAGCGGCACTGTATGCATACGACGAACCGAACACCGCGCACCTGGGAGTCCGATGTCCGACGAGACCGATCTGCGCCACCTGCGGCGCTGTGTGGAACTGGCGGCCGAAGCCGTGGACGCCGGTGACGAGCCGTTCGGGTCCGTGCTCGTCGCGGGCGACGGAACCGTCCTGGCCGAGGACCGCAACAGGGAACGCTCCCTCGGCGACCAGACCCGGCACCCCGAGTTCGCCCTCGCCCGATGGGCCGCCGAGCATCTGACGGCCCAGGAACGCCGGGCGGCCACGGTCTTCACCTCCGGCGAGCACTGCCCGATGTGCGCGGCGGCCCACGGCTGGGTCGGCCTCGGCCGCATCGTGTACGCGGTCTCCTCGCGGCAACTCGCAGGCTGGCTCACGGAGCTGGGCGTCCCCGACGCTCCCGTACGCACCCTCTCCATCGGGGAGGTCGTCCCCGGCCTC encodes:
- a CDS encoding nucleoside deaminase, which gives rise to MSDETDLRHLRRCVELAAEAVDAGDEPFGSVLVAGDGTVLAEDRNRERSLGDQTRHPEFALARWAAEHLTAQERRAATVFTSGEHCPMCAAAHGWVGLGRIVYAVSSRQLAGWLTELGVPDAPVRTLSIGEVVPGLDVQGPVPELAEEVHELHRRFRSGR